The region GGCCGTTACAGAAGCTAAAAAAGGTAGAGTAGAGTTTAAGGTTGATAAAACTGGAAACCTTCATGTTCCTATAGGTAAGATATCATTCGATAATAACAAGCTCGTTGAAAACGCCCTTGAGGTTATAGAGACAGTTCAGAAGTTAAGACCTTCCGGTTTAAAAGGACAGTATATAAAGAATATGGTTATGAAAACAACGATGAGCCCATCTGTTAAACTTGATGTGCTTTCTATACTAAGAAGCTTAGAAGCTAAAGCAGCATAGTTTGGAGGAATAGAAAATGTCAGAAGCAGTTATGAGAAGATCGGTATTAAAGAAACAACAGCTTGTTGAGGAGATAAAGGAAAAAATAGATAAAGCAAAACTTATGGTCATATTTGATTTTACAGGTATTGATGCAAATGCGATGGCAGATTTCAGGAAAGAGATAAAGAAGAACAACGCAGAGATAAAGGTTATAAAGAACACAATCCTTTACAGGGCTTGCAACGGAACAGAGCTTTATGATAAAATTGATATTTTCAAAGGGCCATCTGCTGTTGTGTTTGCATACGAGGATGTTGTTGCAGCTGCAAAAGCCTTAAAAGAGTTTTTAAAGGAAAATGAGGCAGCTAAGGTTAAAGCAGGTCTTGTTGAGGGAAGCTTTGTTTCTGCTGAAGGAATTGATGCTCTTGCTTCGCTACCAAGCAGAGAGGAGCTTCTTGCACAGCTGTTCGCTACTATGATGGCACCTGTAACAAACTTTGTACGTGTGCTTAACGCTGTACCACAGAAAGCTGTTATGGTACTTAACGCAATTAAAGAAGAGAAAGAAAAACAGGGATAATCTAATAAACTGAAAAATTTTAAGGAGGTTTAAATACTATGGCAACAATCTCAAAGGAAGAGATCAAAGAAGCTATTAAAAACATGACTGTTTTAGAGCTTGCTGAGCTCGTTAAAGAATTAGAGGAAGAGTTTGGAGTTTCTGCTGCTGCTATGGTAGCTGCTGCTCCAGCTGCAGGTGGTGCTGCTGCAGGTGCTGCTGCAGAGGAAAAAACTGAGTTTGATGTTATCCTCCAGAGCCCAGGAGATAAAAAGATCAACGTTATCAAAGTTGTTAGAGAGATCACAGGTCTTGGGCTTAAAGAAGCTAAAGAACTCGTTGATTCTGCTCCAAAAGCTATCAAAGAAGGTGTATCTAAGGAAGAAGCTGAACAGTTCAAAGCTAAACTTGAAGAGGCAGGTGCTACTGTCGAAGTTAAGTAATTTGCTATTCTGGAAAAAGATACCGGCAATTTAGCTAAAGAAGGCAGACCTTTTATGGTATGGTCTGCCTTTATTCATTTTAATACAGTTTTAAAATAAACAATATCATAGAAGGTGGTGCAATATGAGAAATATCAAACATTTACCCTTCAATCCATTAAGAAAAAATCTCTCAAGAAGAAAAGAGGTAATATCTCCACCTGATCTTTTACACGTTCAGAAGAAATCTTTTGAGGATTTTGTACAGTTCAATAAAAACCCTTATAAGAGGGAGAATAAAGGCCTTGAAAACATATTCAGAACTTCCTTTCCTTTTGAAGATCCAAACGGACAGATAGAGATCAGGTATATTGCATACGAGATAGGAGACTGGGAGTGTGGTAAATGTAGAAAACCTCTTCCAGAGGATGTTGTAGGTGGGCCTGAGATACCGTGTCCTAACTGTGGTGGAGTTCTGATATACAAGGAGAAAAACAGTATAGAGGAATGTAAATACAAAGGGCTTACATACAGTGCACCCCTCAGAGTTCTTCTTGAGCTTATAGTTAACCATGTTGATCCTTCAACAGGCGAGATAACTCCAAAAACGATTAAAAGGCATAAGGTTTACTTTGGTGATATACCTTTACTTACAGATAAAGCTTATTTCATCATAAATGGTAGTGAAAGGGTTGTAGTATCACAGCTTATCAGATCTTCAGGAATATTCTTTGAGGCAAAAGAGGACAAAACTAAGGATATCCTTACAAGAATTATATACAAGGGAAGCATCATTCCTGAGAAAGGTTCAAGACTTGAGTTTGAACATGCCACAAATGTTGAGATATTCAATGCGAGAATAGACAGAAGAAAACTACTCGGAACAACTATCTTAAGGGCTTTCGGTCTTGATTCTGCTTATAAAATACTTAAAGCTTTCTACTCAGATGTTAAAAGGTATGTTAAAAAGGATAATGAGTATATTGATGAGAAAACAGGCGTTGTTTATAACATAGATGAGCTTGTTAAAGAGCTTGAGAATGATGAGATATTTATAACATACACAGTAGAAGAGCAGGATGAAAAGGGTAATGCTGTCACAATAAGACATGAAAAGGCTGTTGAGCCTCAGAACTTAGAAAAGTATCTTTTAGATGACAGGTTAACTATAGAGGAGATCGTTGCGATATCACCTCTTGTATTCAGAAAATCACCTTATGGAAATATCATAATTGAAACACTTAAGAAGGATGAGCCACAGATAAACGCTATGTTCACATTCCAGGACGCAGCAAGGGTTGATATTTACAGAAAGATGCGTCCAACAGACACAGCTGTTATGGATCCTAAAGCTTTCCTTAAGAGAGCGAATGAGCTTTTCAACAGCGTTTTCTACGATCACCAGAGATATGATCTGTCTAAGGTTGGTAGAGTTAAGATAAATGCCAAGGTTCATGATATTCCTAAAACTATAAAGCCCCTTGATCTTGACACACTTCTTGAGAAGTATCCACCTCTTGCACTTGGTGAGGATGTTGAGATTGAAGGTGAAACATTAAAAGCCGGAACAAAGATAGATCAGTCTGTTATAGAGAAACTTAAGACGTTAAAGTTTGAGGAGATAAAGGTAGAGCAGTACCTTGATGATGAGGCCAGATTTATCCTCCTCCCTGATGTTATAGCTATAGTCAAGTATCTACTTGAGATAAGACTTGGTAAGAAAGAGCTTGATGATATAGCACATCTTGGAAATAGAAGGGTAAGACCTGTAGGTGAGCTTCTTGAAAATCAGGCAAGACTCGGTCTTGTCAGAATGAACAAGGCTTTCAGAGACAGAGTTGCCACAGTTGATATAGAAGATCCAAACCTGAAAGCGGCTGATATTGTAAATCCAAGATATGTGACAGGATCTATACTTGAGTTCCTTAAAGGTGGACAGCTTTCACAGTTTATGGATCAGGCAAACCCACTTGCTGAACTCACACATAAAAGAAGACTCTCCGCACTTGGTCCAGGTGGTTTAACAAGGGATAGCGCAAAGTTTGAGATCAGGGACGTTCATCCAACACATTACGGAAGGGTCTGTCCAATTGAAACACCTGAAGGTCAGAATATCGGTCTTATATCATCTATGACTGTTTACTCAACAATAAATGAGTTTGGATTTCTTGTTTCTCCATACAGAAAGGTGAAAAATGGAAAAGTGACAAATGAGATAGAGTATCTGGCAGCTTATGATGAAGAGAAGTATGTTATAGCACAGGCTAACGCTCCTGTTGATGATGAAGGAAACTTCCTCGCAGAGAGGGTTCTTGCAAGGGCAAAAGGTGATATACGTCTTGTTGATCCTAAGGAAGTTGATTATATGGACGTATCACCGAAACAGGTTGTTTCTGTTTCAGCATCACTGATCCCATTCCTTGAGCATGACGATGCTAACAGGGCTTTGATGGGATCAAACATGCAGCGTCAGGCCGTTCCACTTCTAAAAACAGAGTATCCTCTTGTTGGAACGGGAATGGAAAAGATCGTTGCTAAAAACAGTGGTGCTGCTGTCGTTGCAAAGAGAGGTGGTGTTGTTGAGTCCGTTTCAGGAAACAGAATAGTGATAAAGGTTAACCCTGAAGAGATAAATCAGGATGATCCACTTGATATAGGTCTTGATGTTTACGAGCTTATGAAGTTTAAAGGCTCAAACCAGGCAACATGTATGAACCAGAGACCACTTGTAAGAAGGGGTGATAAGGTTGAGGCAGGTGCTATTATAGCTGATGGAACTTCAACATACAGAGGAGAGCTTGCACTCGGAAAGAACGTTCTTGTTGCGTTTATGCCATGGAGAGGATACAACTTTGAGGATGCTATCGTAATATCTGAGAGACTTGTTAAAGATGATGTTTTCACATCCATTCATATAGAAGAGTTTGAGTGTGAGGCAAGGGAGACAAAACTTGGGTCTGAAGAGATAACAAGAAATATAGTTGGTGTTTCTGAAAAAGCTCTTGCAAACCTTGATGAACATGGAATTGTAAGGGTTGGTGCTTACGTAAAACCTGGAGATATACTTGTTGGAAAGGTTACACCAAAAGGTGAGACACAGCCTACACCTGAAGAGAAGCTTCTCCTTGCAATATTCGGTGAGAAAGCTTCTGAGGTAAAAGACTCTTCTCTAAGGGTTCCAGCAGGTGTTGAGGGTATCGTTATAGATGTCCAGGTTTTCGCTAGAAAGAAAACAGGCAAAAAAGAGGACAGATACCTAAAACAGCTTGCAGAGGAAGAGATAAACAGACTTGAGAAGGAGCTTGAGGAGAAGAAAAGATTTATTCAGGCTAGAAGGGATGAGCTTGTAAAAGAGCTTATAATAGGTCAGAAGGTTCCAAGGGATATTAAGGTTGCAGGTAAGGTTGTTGTTAAGAAAGGTGAGGAGATAACAGAAAAAACTGTAGATGCTATACTCAGATTTATCGTTGTAAACCCATCAGGATTCCTTTCAGATAAAAAGGTTGCTGAGGACGTTGAGAAGATCGTATCAAAGGCAAAACTTCAGATAGAGCTCTGGGAGAATATCTACGAGAAGCAGAAGGCTGCTGTCCAGAAAGGATCAGACCTGAAACCTGGTGTAAACGAGCTTGTTAAGGTCTATATAGCGCAGAAGAGAAAGATACAGGTCGGTGATAAGATGGCCGGAAGACACGGAAACAAAGGTGTTATATCCGTTGTTCTTCCAGAGGAAGATATGCCGTTTATGGAAGATGGAACTCCTGTTGATATAGTACTCAACCCACTTGGTGTTCCATCACGTATGAACGTTGGTCAGATACTTGAAACACACCTTGGACTCGCTGCTAAAAAGTTAGGACAGAAGCTTTACGAGGAGCTGAAAAAGCTAAACTCTAAAGAAGCTTTAATAGACAAGATAATAGAGTACTACGAGATAGCGAATGATACAGCTGGTGAGCTTGCACAGAAATACAGAGAGGAAGATATAAGGGAACTTAGAAGGTATCTTGAATCCCTTGATGATGAAACATTGAAGGCTATCATTAAGGATCTCGGTGAGATAGGTATCCCTGTTAGAACACCTGTTTTCGAGGGAGCTACAGAGGAAGATATAAAAACAATGCTCAGGAAAGCAGGCTTCAAAGAGACAGGTAAGATGAAGCTTATAGATGGTAGAACAGGTGAACCTTTTGATCTTGAGGTTACAGCCGGTTATATGTACATGCTCAAGCTTATTCATATGGTTGATGACAAGATACACGCAAGATCAACAGGACCTTACTCACTTATCACACAGCAGCCACTTGGTGGTAGAGCCCAGTTTGGTGGACAGAGATTCGGAGAGATGGAAGTCTGGGCACTTGAGGCTCACGGTGCGGCATACACACTACAGGAGATGCTCACAGTTAAGTCTGATGATATAGAAGGTAGAAAGAGGGTTTATGAGTCTATAGTAAAAGGTAGATATTACTACGATATAGGTGTTCCAGAATCATTTAAGGTTCTCGTTAGGGAGCTAAAAGCTCTTGCACTTGATGTCCAGTGTAATATGGAAGGTGGCGAAAAACAGGCCTGTGATCAGGTTGATATCGTTTCTAAAAGCAAGAAGAAAGAGCTTTAACTGAGGGAGAGCTATCTCCCTT is a window of Persephonella marina EX-H1 DNA encoding:
- the rplJ gene encoding 50S ribosomal protein L10, whose amino-acid sequence is MSEAVMRRSVLKKQQLVEEIKEKIDKAKLMVIFDFTGIDANAMADFRKEIKKNNAEIKVIKNTILYRACNGTELYDKIDIFKGPSAVVFAYEDVVAAAKALKEFLKENEAAKVKAGLVEGSFVSAEGIDALASLPSREELLAQLFATMMAPVTNFVRVLNAVPQKAVMVLNAIKEEKEKQG
- the rplL gene encoding 50S ribosomal protein L7/L12, whose protein sequence is MATISKEEIKEAIKNMTVLELAELVKELEEEFGVSAAAMVAAAPAAGGAAAGAAAEEKTEFDVILQSPGDKKINVIKVVREITGLGLKEAKELVDSAPKAIKEGVSKEEAEQFKAKLEEAGATVEVK
- a CDS encoding DNA-directed RNA polymerase subunit beta; its protein translation is MRNIKHLPFNPLRKNLSRRKEVISPPDLLHVQKKSFEDFVQFNKNPYKRENKGLENIFRTSFPFEDPNGQIEIRYIAYEIGDWECGKCRKPLPEDVVGGPEIPCPNCGGVLIYKEKNSIEECKYKGLTYSAPLRVLLELIVNHVDPSTGEITPKTIKRHKVYFGDIPLLTDKAYFIINGSERVVVSQLIRSSGIFFEAKEDKTKDILTRIIYKGSIIPEKGSRLEFEHATNVEIFNARIDRRKLLGTTILRAFGLDSAYKILKAFYSDVKRYVKKDNEYIDEKTGVVYNIDELVKELENDEIFITYTVEEQDEKGNAVTIRHEKAVEPQNLEKYLLDDRLTIEEIVAISPLVFRKSPYGNIIIETLKKDEPQINAMFTFQDAARVDIYRKMRPTDTAVMDPKAFLKRANELFNSVFYDHQRYDLSKVGRVKINAKVHDIPKTIKPLDLDTLLEKYPPLALGEDVEIEGETLKAGTKIDQSVIEKLKTLKFEEIKVEQYLDDEARFILLPDVIAIVKYLLEIRLGKKELDDIAHLGNRRVRPVGELLENQARLGLVRMNKAFRDRVATVDIEDPNLKAADIVNPRYVTGSILEFLKGGQLSQFMDQANPLAELTHKRRLSALGPGGLTRDSAKFEIRDVHPTHYGRVCPIETPEGQNIGLISSMTVYSTINEFGFLVSPYRKVKNGKVTNEIEYLAAYDEEKYVIAQANAPVDDEGNFLAERVLARAKGDIRLVDPKEVDYMDVSPKQVVSVSASLIPFLEHDDANRALMGSNMQRQAVPLLKTEYPLVGTGMEKIVAKNSGAAVVAKRGGVVESVSGNRIVIKVNPEEINQDDPLDIGLDVYELMKFKGSNQATCMNQRPLVRRGDKVEAGAIIADGTSTYRGELALGKNVLVAFMPWRGYNFEDAIVISERLVKDDVFTSIHIEEFECEARETKLGSEEITRNIVGVSEKALANLDEHGIVRVGAYVKPGDILVGKVTPKGETQPTPEEKLLLAIFGEKASEVKDSSLRVPAGVEGIVIDVQVFARKKTGKKEDRYLKQLAEEEINRLEKELEEKKRFIQARRDELVKELIIGQKVPRDIKVAGKVVVKKGEEITEKTVDAILRFIVVNPSGFLSDKKVAEDVEKIVSKAKLQIELWENIYEKQKAAVQKGSDLKPGVNELVKVYIAQKRKIQVGDKMAGRHGNKGVISVVLPEEDMPFMEDGTPVDIVLNPLGVPSRMNVGQILETHLGLAAKKLGQKLYEELKKLNSKEALIDKIIEYYEIANDTAGELAQKYREEDIRELRRYLESLDDETLKAIIKDLGEIGIPVRTPVFEGATEEDIKTMLRKAGFKETGKMKLIDGRTGEPFDLEVTAGYMYMLKLIHMVDDKIHARSTGPYSLITQQPLGGRAQFGGQRFGEMEVWALEAHGAAYTLQEMLTVKSDDIEGRKRVYESIVKGRYYYDIGVPESFKVLVRELKALALDVQCNMEGGEKQACDQVDIVSKSKKKEL